A window from Malania oleifera isolate guangnan ecotype guangnan chromosome 7, ASM2987363v1, whole genome shotgun sequence encodes these proteins:
- the LOC131159294 gene encoding E3 ubiquitin-protein ligase SGR9, amyloplastic has translation MEEEEEQQGSDEEQTITVIMAALSALSPPHLLRLSHSISALFLRHHRRLSSLLSSPSLFSLALLRLRSLSLPSKSLLLARHLLSSLVPVAVVATAATPPPPSSTLLRLPDYDAVLLLLLLCELHHYDPHALSPAASHSEWRAILCRYYSDSILSVSGIGGPGASLILCIQAAARCRRLLGAMGCKAGRAVAASPAAVVALPSVAAGGGVECAICREEMWEGRDVCELPCQHLFHWSCILPWARKRNTCPCCRFQLPSDDVFGEIERLWEALVKIGGRGDCT, from the coding sequence atggaagaagaagaagagcaacaGGGTAGTGACGAGGAACAAACCATAACGGTAATAATGGCTGCACTATCCGCCCTCTCTCCTCCCCACCTCCTCCGCCTCTCCCACTCCATCTCCGCCCTCTTCCTCCGCCACCACCGCCGCCTCTCCTCCCTCCTCTCCTCCCCTTCCCTCTTCTCCCTCGCCCTCCTCCGCCTCCGCTCCCTCTCCCTCCCCTCCAAGTCCCTTCTCCTCGCCCGCCACCTCCTCTCCTCCCTTGTCCCCGTCGCAGTCGTCGCCACCGCCGccacccctccccccccctcCTCCACCCTCCTCCGCCTCCCCGACTACGACGCCGTCttgctcctcctccttctctgcGAACTCCATCACTACGACCCCCACGCCCTCTCCCCCGCCGCCTCCCACTCCGAGTGGCGCGCAATCCTCTGCCGGTATTACTCCGACTCTATCCTGTCCGTCTCCGGCATCGGCGGACCCGGAGCCTCCTTGATTCTGTGCATCCAGGCGGCGGCGAGGTGCCGGAGGCTTCTCGGAGCAATGGGCTGCAAGGCCGGGAGGGCGGTAGCGGCTTCGCCGGCAGCGGTGGTGGCGCTGCCGTCCGTGGCTGCGGGCGGCGGAGTGGAGTGTGCGATATGCAGGGAGGAGATGTGGGAAGGGAGAGACGTGTGCGAGCTGCCATGTCAGCACTTGTTTCACTGGAGTTGCATTTTGCCGTGGGCGAGGAAGAGGAACACGTGTCCCTGTTGCCGGTTTCAGTTACCGTCCGACGACGTTTTCGGGGAGATCGAACGGCTGTGGGAGGCTCTGGTCAAGATCGGCGGTCGGGGAGACTGTACCTGA
- the LOC131159295 gene encoding protein XAP5 CIRCADIAN TIMEKEEPER isoform X2: MSGMGDGYVGTAQDAVRIRRLEKQREAERKKIQELKHKSASEKGQPGLLQFGSSTSEILETAFKKETVGLVTREQYVEKRVNIRNKIEEEEKEKLQKLQQEEEELQLQKRKKRRMKGSSRLSFVDDLGDGSEDEDGESKSEEPSSFKHGKLGKDPTVETSFLPDSEREAEEQAERERLRKRWLHEQEQIRNEPLEITYSYWDGAGHRRVIQVRKGDTIGEFLRAVQQQLAPEFREIRTTSVENLLYVKEDLIIPHQHSFYELIINKARGKSGPLFHFDVHEDVRTIADATIEKDESHAGKVVERHWYEKNKHIFPASRWEIYDPTKKWERYTIHGD; the protein is encoded by the exons atgTCGGGCATGGGGGACGGATACGTGGGCACAGCCCAAGACGCCGTTAGAATCCGGAGACTTGAGAAGCAGAGAGAAGCGGAGCGCAAGAAAATCCAGGAGCTCAAGCACAAGTCCGCCTCTGAAAAAGGCCAGCCCGGCCTCCTCCAATTCGGATCCAGCACCTCAGAG ATTCTGGAGACTGCTTTCAAGAAGGAGACTGTTGGTTTGGTGACTAGAGAGCAGTATGTTGAGAAG CGGGTTAACATTCGTAACAAAATTgaggaggaagagaaggagaagctTCAGAAGCTGCAACAAGA GGAGGAGGAGCTTCAACTGCAAAAGCGTAAAAAGAGGAGGATGAAGGGATCTTCACGTTTATCCTTTGTTGATGATCTTGGAGATGGAAGTGAAGATGAGGATGGGGAAAGCA AAAGCGAAGAGCCAAGCAGTTTTAAGCACGGAAAACTTGGCAAAGATCCTACAGTTGAAACAAGCTTTTTGCCAGACAG TGAGAGGGAAGCAGAGGAACAGGCTGAGCGGGAAAGGTTGCGGAAACGATGGCTTCATGAGCAGGAACAGATACGAA ATGAGCCTCTTGAAATCACTTACAGCTATTGGGATGGGGCAGGGCATAGACGAGTGATCCAG GTTCGCAAAGGTGATACAATAGGCGAGTTTCTTCGAGCTGTTCAGCAGCAACTAGCACCTGAGTTTCGCGAGATTCGAACAACTTCGGTGGagaatctgctttatgtgaaagaaGATCTTATCATTCCTCat CAACACAGTTTCTATGAGCTAATCATCAACAAAGCCAGGGGCAAAAGTGGACCG CTTTTCCATTTTGACGTTCACGAAGACGTGCGTACTATTGCTGATGCAACAATAGAGAAGGATGAG TCCCATGCTGGAAAGGTTGTTGAAAGGCACTGGTACGAAAAGAACAAGCATATATTTCCCGCTTCAAGATGGgag ATATATGATCCGACAAAGAAATGGGAGCGTTATACTATTCACGGGGACTGA
- the LOC131159295 gene encoding protein XAP5 CIRCADIAN TIMEKEEPER isoform X1: MSGMGDGYVGTAQDAVRIRRLEKQREAERKKIQELKHKSASEKGQPGLLQFGSSTSEILETAFKKETVGLVTREQYVEKRVNIRNKIEEEEKEKLQKLQQEEEELQLQKRKKRRMKGSSRLSFVDDLGDGSEDEDGESKSEEPSSFKHGKLGKDPTVETSFLPDSEREAEEQAERERLRKRWLHEQEQIRNEPLEITYSYWDGAGHRRVIQVRKGDTIGEFLRAVQQQLAPEFREIRTTSVENLLYVKEDLIIPHQHSFYELIINKARGKSGPLFHFDVHEDVRTIADATIEKDESHAGKVVERHWYEKNKHIFPASRWEVLSLSLSLSLSLRFLQFSFVYGTWYVNLGSRLLNEIVFWFIFSVG; encoded by the exons atgTCGGGCATGGGGGACGGATACGTGGGCACAGCCCAAGACGCCGTTAGAATCCGGAGACTTGAGAAGCAGAGAGAAGCGGAGCGCAAGAAAATCCAGGAGCTCAAGCACAAGTCCGCCTCTGAAAAAGGCCAGCCCGGCCTCCTCCAATTCGGATCCAGCACCTCAGAG ATTCTGGAGACTGCTTTCAAGAAGGAGACTGTTGGTTTGGTGACTAGAGAGCAGTATGTTGAGAAG CGGGTTAACATTCGTAACAAAATTgaggaggaagagaaggagaagctTCAGAAGCTGCAACAAGA GGAGGAGGAGCTTCAACTGCAAAAGCGTAAAAAGAGGAGGATGAAGGGATCTTCACGTTTATCCTTTGTTGATGATCTTGGAGATGGAAGTGAAGATGAGGATGGGGAAAGCA AAAGCGAAGAGCCAAGCAGTTTTAAGCACGGAAAACTTGGCAAAGATCCTACAGTTGAAACAAGCTTTTTGCCAGACAG TGAGAGGGAAGCAGAGGAACAGGCTGAGCGGGAAAGGTTGCGGAAACGATGGCTTCATGAGCAGGAACAGATACGAA ATGAGCCTCTTGAAATCACTTACAGCTATTGGGATGGGGCAGGGCATAGACGAGTGATCCAG GTTCGCAAAGGTGATACAATAGGCGAGTTTCTTCGAGCTGTTCAGCAGCAACTAGCACCTGAGTTTCGCGAGATTCGAACAACTTCGGTGGagaatctgctttatgtgaaagaaGATCTTATCATTCCTCat CAACACAGTTTCTATGAGCTAATCATCAACAAAGCCAGGGGCAAAAGTGGACCG CTTTTCCATTTTGACGTTCACGAAGACGTGCGTACTATTGCTGATGCAACAATAGAGAAGGATGAG TCCCATGCTGGAAAGGTTGTTGAAAGGCACTGGTACGAAAAGAACAAGCATATATTTCCCGCTTCAAGATGGgaggtgctctctctctctctctctctctctctctctctcagatttCTTCAGTTCTCTTTTGTTTATGGCACTTGGTATGTCAACCTAGGCTCCAGACTGTTAAATGAGATTGTTTTTTGGTTCATATTTAGTGTGGGGTGA
- the LOC131159296 gene encoding uncharacterized protein LOC131159296, with translation MEDEAGQGKVEEEHKKVCKRCKQSYSPSSNTSSSCRFHPSFFVCRRHDDQKRYYELGPDDPLYAAKFYDCCGAEDPNASGCTTSFHVSYDE, from the exons ATGGAAGACGAAGCTGGACAGGGTAAAGTAGAAGAAGAACATAAGAAAGTTTGCAAGCGTTGCAAGCAATCATACAGCCCCTCCTCTAATACTTCTTCTTCTTGCCGCTTCCATCCTTCCTTCTTCGTCTGTCGTCGTCACGACGATCAGAAGAG GTACTATGAACTGGGACCGGATGACCCTCTGTATGCTGCCAAGTTCTACGACTGTTGCGGGGCGGAGGACCCCAATGCATCAGGGTGCACCACCAGCTTCCATGTTTCCTATGATGAATAA